Proteins co-encoded in one Acidobacteriota bacterium genomic window:
- a CDS encoding aldo/keto reductase — MQYSLLGNTGLKVSRLALGTVALGMDYGFRGSPDYTKPDMQDAIRIIHRTLDLGINFIDTARTYGEAEEVLGVALKGMRDRVVIASKVVIDPDKLCDEEVLVQSIESSIEMSLRALRVETLDLVQIHNATPEILANGAVLSALVGTQKKGKVRFLGTSCVGEDAPLAALKLSQYRAMMVPFNILDRLMIPRVFPQAQAQGVGIMARSAFLRGVLTGNLSTVPEALLPVKQVATAAAQQCVDEVQTLSELALRFCLSYDAVSTVVIGVRSIKELEVNVADAEKGQLSADCIARLSGLQIEDHTLVTPGTWQGLI; from the coding sequence ATGCAATATTCCTTGCTTGGCAATACCGGGTTGAAAGTCTCACGCCTTGCCCTGGGGACTGTGGCATTAGGTATGGATTATGGTTTCCGAGGATCCCCTGATTACACAAAGCCAGATATGCAGGATGCTATTCGGATTATTCACCGTACGCTCGACCTTGGGATCAACTTCATCGATACGGCGCGTACGTACGGCGAAGCCGAAGAAGTTCTAGGTGTTGCGCTGAAGGGGATGCGGGATAGGGTTGTGATCGCGAGCAAAGTGGTCATCGATCCTGACAAACTGTGTGACGAGGAGGTCCTGGTACAGTCGATTGAATCATCCATCGAAATGAGCCTGCGCGCATTACGTGTGGAAACTCTCGATCTGGTGCAGATTCATAATGCAACCCCAGAGATTCTGGCGAATGGCGCAGTTCTCAGCGCTCTTGTGGGCACCCAGAAAAAAGGCAAGGTCCGTTTCCTCGGCACAAGTTGTGTAGGTGAAGATGCGCCTCTAGCAGCTTTGAAGCTGTCTCAGTACCGAGCGATGATGGTGCCTTTCAATATATTGGACCGGTTGATGATACCGCGTGTGTTTCCACAGGCACAGGCACAGGGCGTGGGGATTATGGCGCGATCGGCTTTCTTGCGCGGGGTGTTGACCGGAAATCTGTCAACCGTGCCAGAGGCATTGCTTCCAGTTAAGCAAGTGGCCACTGCTGCGGCACAACAATGTGTCGATGAAGTGCAGACCTTATCTGAACTCGCTCTCCGTTTTTGCCTCTCTTACGATGCAGTTTCGACTGTTGTGATTGGCGTTCGGTCGATTAAAGAACTGGAGGTGAACGTGGCTGACGCGGAGAAAGGACAGCTTTCTGCAGATTGCATTGCGCGGTTAAGCGGTCTTCAGATAGAAGACCATACGTTAGTCACTCCAGGAACCTGGCAGGGACTTATTTAG
- a CDS encoding NAD(P)-dependent oxidoreductase, translating into MNIGFLGLGIMGAPMTLRLIQAGHHLTVWSHNCEKAARFAKANACELADTPAEVARNSDVIFLCVGDTKMSREVILGASGLIRTARPGSLIVDCSTISPMVSKKIAVELGSKQIRFLDAPCTGSKAGAETGTLSFMVGGDKTVFEEARPLLEAMAQRLYYCGEHGKGLHAKVTQNLILGNIIQAFNEGLVLSTKGGVAPEVMIDIINNTGARSGYVAAKAEAVLRGEFSPTFSVRWLEKDLALAIAVGAELTIPLPVTASSQQQLRSAIAMGYGDEDISGSIRALEDVAFCKVRHAESRSQV; encoded by the coding sequence ATGAATATCGGTTTTCTAGGTCTGGGAATTATGGGAGCTCCGATGACCCTGCGGCTCATTCAGGCAGGTCATCACCTGACGGTGTGGTCGCATAACTGCGAGAAGGCTGCACGCTTTGCGAAAGCGAACGCTTGCGAGCTGGCGGACACGCCAGCAGAAGTCGCCCGGAACAGCGACGTCATCTTCCTCTGCGTGGGCGACACAAAGATGTCACGCGAGGTCATTCTTGGCGCAAGCGGCCTCATCAGGACCGCTCGGCCTGGCTCACTCATCGTCGATTGCAGCACAATCTCTCCGATGGTAAGCAAAAAGATCGCCGTGGAGCTTGGCAGCAAGCAGATTCGCTTTCTCGATGCGCCGTGTACAGGCTCGAAGGCCGGTGCGGAGACAGGAACATTGTCGTTTATGGTCGGCGGTGACAAGACCGTCTTCGAAGAGGCGCGCCCCCTGCTTGAAGCAATGGCGCAGCGGCTGTATTACTGCGGAGAGCATGGAAAAGGTCTGCACGCCAAAGTGACGCAGAACCTGATCCTTGGAAATATCATTCAGGCCTTCAATGAAGGTCTTGTTCTCAGCACAAAGGGTGGAGTGGCTCCGGAGGTGATGATCGACATCATCAACAACACCGGAGCGCGGTCAGGCTATGTGGCCGCAAAAGCGGAAGCCGTACTTCGCGGAGAGTTTTCACCGACCTTCTCGGTGCGGTGGCTGGAAAAGGACCTTGCACTAGCGATCGCCGTGGGGGCCGAGCTAACGATACCTCTTCCAGTCACCGCCTCTTCACAGCAACAGCTTCGTTCGGCCATTGCAATGGGATATGGCGACGAAGATATCAGCGGCTCCATTCGTGCGCTGGAGGATGTCGCATTCTGCAAAGTTCGGCACGCTGAGTCAAGAAGCCAGGTTTAG
- a CDS encoding DUF3311 domain-containing protein, giving the protein MQKPSLKAVGLGLIPFIGMCFTVPLWDRITPMIFGLPFNLFWLIAWIAISSLCIALANSIEEKRDRD; this is encoded by the coding sequence ATGCAGAAGCCATCTTTAAAAGCTGTAGGACTCGGCCTGATTCCCTTCATCGGCATGTGCTTCACCGTGCCCTTGTGGGATCGGATAACCCCGATGATCTTCGGGTTACCCTTCAACCTCTTCTGGCTCATTGCCTGGATTGCTATCAGCAGTCTGTGTATTGCCCTGGCCAATTCAATCGAAGAAAAACGCGATCGAGATTAA
- a CDS encoding Gfo/Idh/MocA family oxidoreductase codes for MYPGTIIEISQQWKDKDMAKIRFGILGCGYIGRTHAEAIAHLDSAELVAVWGGTRAPLLAKQFGVACEAAAEDLIRRPDVDAVIVSTPHHLHAGEALIAIEQGKHVLVEKPITTSVEDADRLIEAADRMGVVLSVVHQQRFRNNNKCARELIQSGAIGRVLTVNVSLPFYLGSLQQGGFGGSWAWWANSESIGHVINSAPHAIDLMRWILCANVVTVSAFCRTFLPGRSVEDTTFALLEFSNGTLMSLFSSNALPAPEFSDDNFRFRIIGTKGLIDLDPYGELKIEDEDGWRLVATQSHVGHKDTDTAFAPARMQAYWDQIQSFLDAIDGKPLTGASGIDGRAEIATCLAMLTSSRERRWVDL; via the coding sequence ATGTATCCGGGCACAATTATCGAAATTTCCCAGCAGTGGAAGGACAAAGATATGGCTAAGATACGGTTTGGCATTCTGGGGTGTGGCTACATTGGTCGAACACATGCCGAGGCAATTGCTCACCTCGACAGCGCGGAACTTGTAGCGGTGTGGGGCGGTACGCGAGCTCCATTGCTCGCCAAACAGTTTGGAGTCGCGTGCGAAGCGGCAGCGGAAGATCTCATTCGCCGTCCGGATGTGGATGCGGTGATTGTCTCCACTCCCCATCATTTGCACGCCGGCGAGGCCCTGATCGCTATCGAACAAGGTAAGCATGTTCTGGTGGAAAAACCGATCACGACTTCCGTTGAAGACGCCGATCGACTCATCGAAGCGGCCGACCGCATGGGTGTTGTGCTATCCGTGGTTCATCAACAGCGCTTCCGAAACAATAACAAGTGCGCTCGCGAATTGATTCAATCCGGGGCGATTGGGCGCGTCCTGACTGTGAACGTATCGCTGCCCTTCTATCTAGGCAGTCTTCAGCAAGGTGGCTTTGGAGGATCCTGGGCGTGGTGGGCAAACTCGGAAAGTATCGGCCATGTCATCAATAGCGCCCCGCATGCGATTGATCTTATGCGTTGGATACTTTGCGCAAATGTTGTCACCGTATCTGCGTTCTGTCGTACCTTTCTACCTGGTCGATCGGTGGAGGATACGACTTTCGCTCTCCTTGAATTCTCGAATGGTACCCTGATGTCGCTATTCTCGAGCAATGCTCTTCCTGCTCCAGAATTCTCTGATGACAACTTCCGATTCCGCATCATAGGAACCAAGGGCCTCATCGACCTTGATCCTTATGGAGAACTCAAAATCGAGGACGAAGACGGCTGGCGGCTGGTCGCGACTCAGTCGCATGTCGGTCACAAAGATACAGACACCGCATTTGCGCCTGCCCGCATGCAGGCCTACTGGGACCAGATTCAATCATTCCTTGATGCCATTGACGGGAAGCCTCTCACTGGCGCATCCGGCATCGATGGCCGTGCAGAGATCGCGACCTGTCTTGCCATGCTCACTTCCTCACGGGAACGGCGATGGGTTGATCTGTAA
- a CDS encoding aldo/keto reductase, translated as MKSPLQTTLTRTSGIAIPRIGLGCATFGREVDEAQSFMLLDYAFERGITLLDTAEAYGGGQARQYRQQYLGIDDVREVTGELHSSEKIIGRWLTSRKLRKEVVIQTKVTSCSTPLHVSEALDRSLERLQTDYVDIYLLHKYDPETPPAVSVSAMDMVVQAQKARTVGCSNITADQLRHCIEHARKNDLAQFEVVQPVYNLARREIELDLIPLCQQEHMAITSYSPLGAGFLAGKYQAGTPFPKGSRFDVIPAHGDEYFSPKNFKLVDALRILSERSGISMTRLAMSWVFSNRAIQCVLIGARTTAHIDNAIQSLESLPDLLLDEMNGWS; from the coding sequence ATGAAATCACCACTGCAAACGACATTAACCAGAACAAGTGGCATTGCTATTCCCAGAATTGGCTTGGGCTGCGCCACGTTCGGACGGGAAGTGGATGAAGCTCAGTCCTTCATGTTGCTGGATTATGCCTTTGAGCGAGGTATCACACTCCTGGATACCGCAGAGGCTTATGGAGGCGGGCAAGCCAGGCAATATCGTCAGCAATACTTGGGGATAGATGATGTACGCGAGGTCACCGGCGAATTGCACTCGTCCGAAAAAATTATCGGCCGCTGGCTCACATCGAGAAAGCTGCGCAAAGAGGTTGTGATTCAGACGAAAGTGACCTCATGCTCTACCCCGCTCCATGTATCCGAAGCGCTGGACCGAAGTCTTGAACGACTTCAGACCGATTATGTCGATATCTATCTGCTTCACAAGTACGACCCTGAAACACCGCCCGCAGTATCTGTGTCTGCTATGGATATGGTCGTGCAAGCGCAGAAGGCGCGGACCGTCGGCTGCAGCAATATCACTGCGGATCAGCTGCGTCATTGCATCGAGCATGCTCGCAAAAATGACCTGGCCCAATTTGAAGTAGTCCAGCCCGTCTATAACTTGGCGCGCAGAGAGATTGAGCTAGATCTGATACCGCTCTGCCAACAGGAACACATGGCGATCACATCATACAGCCCACTCGGAGCAGGATTTCTCGCCGGCAAATATCAGGCAGGTACTCCATTTCCTAAAGGTTCGCGTTTTGATGTGATCCCCGCTCATGGCGACGAGTATTTCAGTCCGAAGAACTTCAAGCTTGTAGATGCACTACGAATACTCTCCGAACGTTCAGGGATATCCATGACGCGCCTTGCAATGAGCTGGGTGTTTTCTAACAGGGCGATTCAATGTGTACTGATTGGCGCCAGAACTACTGCTCATATTGACAATGCCATCCAGTCCTTAGAAAGTCTGCCGGACTTGTTGCTTGATGAGATGAATGGATGGAGCTAA
- a CDS encoding TonB-dependent receptor, which translates to MLGVVHDSTGAVIPGAEVTVTNTGTSFTRTMSTDNEGGYLFTNLPIGAYELKVTMNGFKTFAQTGITLVVNQNARVDVALSLGTASQTVQVNAQVNTVDTHSAVMGELVDRERIQELPLNGRNAMQLAAVVPGVTNILAAPTVQTQSRSGPSITVAGGRDTQNEFRFDGASWKNITQNTALNLPNPDALQEFQILTSSPSAEYGRNSGGIFIAVTRAGTNKFHGSAYDYLRNTALNARNYFTRPPNRKPTLIQNQFGGTLGGPVLRDKLFGFFSYQGTRIHQTQILAPSFIPTQAQRNGTFTDASGNPLIMRDPIHNSVYVGQIPTSDFDPTAVRILNQFVASSPTGSNVSIQVPNPSVDDQYVGRGDYNMTQKDSLYVRYFRDKGTLTNQAGTFAPYATSNTSLSLQSWVLGATHAFSSSLLNELRLSVARIDSNVTQKDNRQLSDFGANFPGVITPQLPNINISGFVNLNVTDLFNEHDNIYQLGDTFRWTHGKHSISVGGEIERLELYNFGSSGNNGTFTFNGTRTAGTVPNPSNPGSTITVTGNAFADFLIGRPATLLQASPYHRNAKTWDGYAFVQDDYRLTDQVTLNLGLRYSIFQPFGITGNRTNTFRAGQQSTAVPSAPLGMVFPGDKGIQNGLVATDYTNIAPRIGVAYDPFGNGRMSIRAAYGLFFEDLRSDIFTYAAVNQPFVISNTLNVPSSLTDPYRGTVNPFPYTYNPASPRFTFPMSLFTVLAPTLNAPYVHNISASIQQEIFGGMQFNIGYVGKLEHGLVRMTQANPAVYGPGATLANTDARRPLLQGTYASVRLICMCSPATYHSMQTSLSKNYSNGLTFKLAYTWGKLLDQYSATNLGQFPQNPANPAADRARSDFDRRSVFSGSIVYQIPFYKNSNPVLRQVFSNWSVDSLIQMSSGLPFNVVTGRDASLTGVGYDRPNVIGIPYRSSYNGQPDRLAQFFNKNAYAANNPGQYGNSGRNSLSGPGLQNVNLSLVRSFPIGERYGKVQFRSEFFNALNHANFGQPDSNFNNFSTSFASIRSASDPRIMQFALRYQF; encoded by the coding sequence ATGCTGGGTGTCGTGCATGATTCCACCGGAGCTGTTATACCCGGCGCAGAGGTGACAGTTACCAATACTGGCACGTCCTTCACACGCACGATGTCCACCGACAATGAGGGAGGTTATCTGTTCACGAACCTCCCCATCGGAGCCTACGAGCTTAAGGTAACGATGAACGGCTTTAAGACATTTGCGCAGACAGGCATTACGCTTGTGGTTAACCAGAATGCACGTGTCGACGTTGCGCTTTCACTAGGCACCGCGTCACAGACAGTGCAGGTCAATGCGCAGGTCAACACCGTCGATACGCACTCTGCCGTCATGGGCGAGTTGGTTGATCGCGAACGCATCCAGGAGTTGCCCCTCAACGGACGCAACGCGATGCAGCTCGCTGCAGTAGTGCCGGGCGTGACCAATATTCTTGCTGCGCCAACGGTACAGACGCAGAGCCGCAGCGGCCCCAGCATTACCGTAGCCGGAGGCCGCGATACGCAAAATGAGTTTCGTTTCGATGGGGCCTCGTGGAAGAACATTACACAGAATACGGCCCTCAATCTTCCCAATCCTGATGCGCTCCAGGAGTTTCAGATCCTGACCTCCAGCCCCAGCGCCGAGTATGGGCGCAACTCAGGCGGAATATTTATTGCCGTGACACGCGCCGGGACCAATAAGTTTCATGGTTCCGCCTATGACTACCTGCGCAACACCGCGTTGAATGCGCGAAACTACTTTACACGCCCGCCCAACCGGAAGCCGACCCTGATTCAGAACCAGTTTGGTGGCACCCTCGGTGGACCCGTCCTACGCGATAAGCTCTTCGGCTTCTTCTCCTATCAGGGAACTCGCATTCACCAGACACAGATTCTTGCACCGTCGTTTATTCCCACGCAGGCACAACGCAATGGAACGTTCACCGATGCGTCGGGCAATCCTCTCATCATGCGCGATCCTATTCACAACAGCGTCTATGTCGGTCAGATTCCAACCTCGGACTTCGACCCCACCGCCGTCCGCATCCTGAATCAGTTTGTTGCTTCCTCTCCCACAGGCTCCAATGTCTCCATTCAGGTCCCGAACCCGTCAGTGGATGATCAGTACGTCGGACGCGGCGACTACAACATGACCCAGAAGGACTCTCTCTATGTCCGTTACTTCCGTGATAAGGGGACACTGACAAATCAGGCTGGAACCTTCGCTCCCTACGCAACCAGCAATACCTCACTCAGCTTGCAAAGTTGGGTTCTGGGAGCAACACATGCCTTTTCTTCTTCTCTGCTGAACGAGCTTCGCCTCTCCGTAGCTAGAATCGATTCCAACGTAACCCAGAAGGACAACCGGCAGCTCTCCGATTTCGGTGCGAACTTCCCCGGAGTCATTACACCGCAGCTGCCAAATATCAATATCAGCGGTTTTGTTAATCTCAATGTAACCGACCTGTTCAACGAGCATGACAATATCTACCAGCTCGGCGATACGTTCCGCTGGACGCACGGCAAGCACTCCATCAGCGTTGGCGGTGAGATTGAGCGGCTCGAGCTTTACAACTTTGGCTCATCAGGTAACAACGGAACATTTACTTTCAACGGAACCAGGACTGCTGGAACCGTTCCGAATCCGTCGAACCCAGGCTCGACGATTACAGTAACTGGCAACGCATTCGCCGATTTCCTCATCGGCCGCCCTGCAACCCTGCTGCAGGCCAGCCCATACCATCGCAACGCGAAGACGTGGGATGGCTACGCATTTGTACAGGACGACTATCGTCTTACCGACCAGGTCACCCTCAACCTCGGCCTGCGCTACTCCATCTTCCAGCCTTTTGGCATCACAGGAAATCGTACGAATACATTTCGCGCCGGACAGCAATCGACTGCCGTTCCTTCAGCCCCGCTCGGCATGGTATTTCCTGGGGACAAAGGTATTCAGAATGGCCTAGTGGCGACTGACTACACCAACATAGCCCCTCGTATCGGCGTTGCATACGATCCGTTCGGTAACGGACGCATGAGCATACGCGCCGCTTACGGTCTGTTCTTTGAAGATCTGCGCTCCGACATCTTCACCTATGCGGCCGTCAATCAGCCCTTCGTGATCTCGAACACGCTCAACGTGCCTTCCAGCCTGACAGATCCATACCGTGGCACGGTTAATCCCTTTCCCTACACCTATAACCCTGCAAGTCCGCGCTTCACCTTCCCCATGAGCCTCTTCACTGTTCTTGCTCCGACGCTGAATGCGCCTTATGTGCATAACATTAGCGCCTCCATTCAGCAGGAGATCTTTGGCGGAATGCAGTTCAACATCGGTTATGTGGGCAAATTGGAACACGGACTTGTGCGTATGACCCAGGCAAACCCCGCCGTCTACGGACCCGGTGCAACCTTGGCAAATACTGATGCGCGACGCCCGCTGCTCCAGGGAACCTACGCAAGTGTTCGTCTGATCTGCATGTGCTCGCCGGCAACATATCACTCCATGCAGACATCGCTCTCGAAGAACTACTCCAACGGGCTCACCTTCAAGCTGGCCTATACCTGGGGAAAACTGTTGGATCAATACTCTGCGACAAATCTCGGACAGTTCCCGCAGAATCCTGCCAACCCTGCCGCCGACCGTGCGCGCTCTGACTTCGATCGCCGTAGCGTCTTCTCCGGCTCCATCGTCTACCAGATTCCGTTCTACAAGAACTCCAATCCTGTCCTTCGCCAGGTCTTTTCCAACTGGTCCGTCGACAGCCTCATTCAGATGTCAAGCGGCCTGCCCTTCAACGTAGTCACTGGACGCGACGCATCCCTAACGGGCGTTGGCTACGATCGTCCGAACGTAATCGGCATTCCATATAGATCCAGCTACAACGGCCAGCCAGACAGGCTTGCGCAGTTCTTCAATAAGAACGCCTATGCCGCAAACAATCCAGGACAATACGGCAACTCCGGACGTAACTCGCTCAGCGGACCTGGCCTGCAGAACGTGAACCTCTCCTTGGTAAGAAGCTTCCCTATCGGAGAAAGATATGGAAAGGTTCAATTCCGCTCGGAGTTCTTCAATGCGCTGAACCATGCTAACTTCGGTCAGCCCGACAGCAACTTCAATAACTTCTCCACAAGCTTCGCCTCCATTCGCTCGGCAAGCGATCCTCGTATCATGCAATTTGCTCTGCGCTACCAGTTCTAA
- a CDS encoding FadR family transcriptional regulator gives MERTQMSLKKTSQIKLKPIHKSSISDNIVQQLIALISSGELKAGQRLPSERDLCLRFGAGRSSLREALRCLSIMGILTARVGDGTSVAMDGNKFLETVLQWRMSTQQHKIEDLMQVRIALEGISSEAAATNADEADLKALEDLIAKMENVVSDPKRFAALDLELHLALARSSKNKLLLDLITLIRGQLERGVATVLQTQNAIPLSVKEHRNLIAAIVARRPEKAHEAMDIHLKAAVRRYRSSISE, from the coding sequence ATGGAACGTACACAGATGTCTCTTAAGAAGACAAGCCAGATAAAACTCAAGCCCATTCACAAGAGCTCGATTAGCGACAACATTGTTCAGCAACTCATCGCTCTGATCTCGAGCGGCGAGCTGAAGGCGGGGCAGCGCCTGCCGTCAGAGAGAGACCTCTGTCTGCGCTTTGGCGCCGGACGCTCGTCGTTACGGGAGGCATTGCGTTGCCTTTCCATCATGGGCATACTCACAGCCCGTGTGGGAGATGGCACCTCGGTCGCCATGGATGGAAACAAGTTTCTGGAGACGGTGCTGCAATGGCGGATGAGCACGCAGCAACATAAGATCGAAGACCTGATGCAGGTGCGTATTGCCCTGGAAGGCATCAGTTCAGAGGCAGCAGCAACCAATGCAGATGAGGCTGATCTTAAAGCCCTGGAAGATCTGATCGCGAAGATGGAGAATGTTGTCAGCGATCCCAAACGCTTCGCTGCTTTAGATCTGGAGCTTCATCTTGCACTGGCGAGAAGCTCGAAGAATAAACTTCTTCTCGATCTGATTACTCTGATTCGGGGGCAGCTCGAGCGTGGTGTGGCAACGGTTCTGCAGACACAGAATGCCATCCCCCTTTCTGTAAAAGAACATCGCAATCTCATTGCTGCGATCGTTGCGCGTCGCCCGGAAAAGGCACATGAAGCGATGGATATCCATCTGAAAGCAGCTGTACGGCGTTATCGGAGCTCAATATCCGAGTGA
- a CDS encoding beta-galactosidase trimerization domain-containing protein, translated as MMTRRDFLQTSAAMTAFAMTSPGGAAPLSPIGAEWFDRPMRWAQLNLSEDDVAKMDRAYWLDFFRRIHADALCLSAGGVVAFYPTKIKYQHRSKWLEGHEDFWSVMLDGCRKQNMVVLARTDPHATYDDVAEAHPDWISVGPDGKKRPHPDYPGMWLTCTLGPYNLDFMTEVTQEIVEMYDVDGIFANRWTGNGMCYCEHCRQDFRAAYNQDFPLDRNPRNPVYRNYLKWEQARRFEIWAKWDGVIRKVRPNARYIANSGGGATSGLNMKKVGELAPTLFADRQCRERIMVPWANGKNGKEYRSTLGNKAIGGIFNVGIVSPYRWLNSTKSPAETRLWVQDGMANGLRPWFNMVSGQLHDKRGQQVIEDLYVWHYKNEKYFRNTAPIARIGIVYSQQTAEFYAGAADVHRLVEDPQLGFYQALIEARIPFELVHELNLDAANLSRFKTLILPNIAALSDQQCQQLRNYVQKGGSLVATYETSLYDEQGNLRQDFALADLFGASFVNRTNGKTALQNTYLYPEKSSPLYGSMLKGLEDADTIIGGTWQLTVKSHDGAGKQPLLRIPAVANLPMEKTFWTLDKTDAPEVFMNQVGAGRVVYFPWDIDRVYWEVMAYDHALLLLNAINWANNEPHPLRVQGQGMFDATAWLQKDSMTVHLVNLTNPMAMRPQMHELIASPPQDVEVEIPKGKRVTKVQALMKTGAVQHIVNGSTLKFRVPSVLDYEVIAIDLV; from the coding sequence ATGATGACTCGTAGGGATTTTCTGCAGACTTCGGCCGCGATGACCGCCTTTGCGATGACCTCGCCGGGCGGTGCGGCTCCCCTCTCTCCCATAGGTGCCGAGTGGTTTGATCGCCCTATGCGCTGGGCGCAGCTTAACCTGAGCGAAGACGACGTCGCCAAAATGGACCGTGCCTACTGGCTCGATTTCTTCCGCAGAATTCATGCCGATGCTCTATGCCTTTCCGCCGGCGGTGTTGTGGCGTTCTATCCCACAAAGATCAAGTATCAGCACCGCAGCAAGTGGCTCGAAGGACACGAGGATTTCTGGTCGGTGATGCTCGATGGCTGTCGTAAGCAGAACATGGTCGTCCTTGCGCGAACCGATCCTCATGCAACTTATGATGACGTCGCAGAGGCTCATCCCGACTGGATATCCGTTGGACCCGATGGAAAGAAGCGGCCTCATCCGGACTATCCCGGCATGTGGCTCACCTGCACTCTCGGACCATACAATCTCGACTTCATGACGGAGGTCACACAAGAGATCGTCGAGATGTATGACGTGGACGGCATCTTCGCCAACCGCTGGACCGGCAACGGCATGTGCTACTGCGAGCACTGCCGTCAGGATTTCCGCGCCGCCTACAACCAGGACTTCCCGCTCGATCGCAATCCGCGCAACCCGGTGTATCGCAACTATCTGAAGTGGGAGCAGGCGCGCCGCTTCGAGATATGGGCGAAGTGGGATGGCGTCATTCGTAAAGTTCGACCGAATGCCCGTTACATCGCAAACTCCGGTGGAGGAGCGACAAGCGGCCTGAACATGAAGAAGGTCGGCGAGCTTGCGCCTACACTTTTTGCTGATCGACAGTGCCGCGAGCGCATTATGGTGCCTTGGGCAAACGGAAAGAACGGCAAAGAATATCGCTCCACCCTGGGCAACAAGGCCATCGGTGGCATCTTCAACGTCGGTATCGTCTCCCCTTATCGGTGGCTCAACTCAACCAAGAGCCCTGCCGAGACACGCCTCTGGGTGCAGGACGGTATGGCCAATGGTCTGCGTCCGTGGTTCAACATGGTCTCCGGTCAGCTGCACGACAAACGCGGCCAGCAGGTCATTGAAGATCTCTACGTTTGGCACTACAAGAATGAGAAATACTTCCGCAACACCGCTCCAATAGCCAGAATCGGCATCGTCTACTCGCAGCAGACCGCAGAGTTCTACGCAGGAGCCGCGGATGTACATCGGCTCGTCGAAGATCCCCAGCTGGGCTTCTATCAGGCCCTTATTGAGGCTAGAATTCCATTCGAGCTGGTGCACGAGCTCAATCTGGATGCTGCCAACCTGAGCCGCTTCAAGACCCTTATTCTGCCTAACATCGCCGCGCTCTCCGATCAGCAGTGCCAACAACTGCGCAACTACGTGCAGAAAGGAGGCAGCCTGGTCGCAACGTACGAAACTTCGCTATACGACGAGCAAGGCAATCTCAGGCAGGACTTCGCTTTGGCCGATCTCTTCGGAGCGTCATTTGTCAACCGCACAAACGGTAAGACCGCCCTGCAAAACACCTATCTCTATCCCGAAAAATCCAGTCCCCTTTATGGATCGATGCTTAAAGGCCTTGAGGATGCCGATACAATCATCGGCGGAACATGGCAGCTCACCGTAAAGTCGCATGACGGAGCAGGTAAACAGCCTCTCCTGCGTATTCCCGCAGTAGCAAATCTTCCAATGGAAAAGACCTTCTGGACCCTCGACAAAACCGACGCTCCAGAAGTCTTCATGAACCAGGTGGGCGCTGGAAGAGTCGTCTATTTCCCGTGGGATATTGATCGCGTGTACTGGGAGGTGATGGCCTACGACCATGCGCTTCTCCTGCTCAACGCAATCAACTGGGCTAACAACGAGCCTCATCCTTTACGAGTACAGGGCCAGGGAATGTTCGATGCAACGGCATGGCTGCAGAAGGATTCCATGACCGTGCATCTGGTAAACCTTACAAATCCAATGGCCATGCGCCCACAGATGCACGAGTTGATCGCTTCGCCTCCGCAGGATGTGGAGGTGGAGATTCCAAAGGGCAAGCGCGTTACAAAGGTTCAAGCATTGATGAAGACAGGTGCAGTACAACATATTGTCAATGGAAGCACGCTGAAATTCCGGGTTCCGTCTGTCCTGGACTATGAGGTCATCGCCATTGACCTTGTCTAA